From Candidatus Manganitrophus morganii, the proteins below share one genomic window:
- a CDS encoding vitamin B12-dependent ribonucleotide reductase produces MQLKDRSSLSQNAITVLEKRYLKRDPEGRLIETPEEMFRRVANNIAEADRRYRSDSQAAETAETFYDLLSSLAFLPNSPTLMNAGRELQQLSACFVIPVEDSLESIFEAIKDTALIHQSGGGTGFSFTRLRPQNDRVLSTSGIASGPVSFMKVFNMATEVIKQGGARRGANMGILRVDHPDILDFITIKEDPREMVNFNLSVAVTDLFMEALQKDEAYPLVSPRTGNEVRRLPARMVFNQIVQAAWKSGDPGIIFIDRINRDNPTPALGSFESTNPCGEQPLLPNESCNLGSVNLVKMLSHKREIDYPKLKETVWKGVHLLDNVIDQNQYPLPQIAEATYRTRKIGLGVMGFADLLTELNIPYDSNEALGLAEEIMSFVRREAREASAAIAKERGVFPAYDQSIYAGQGLRLRNATTTTIAPTGTLSVIADCSSGIEPLYALSYHRRVLGGVRLPELNARFVGAARRGGFYSEALIARVAATGSVRGMAEVPEEIQRIFVTSHDLAPEFHIRMQAAFQKHTDNAVSKTVNFPREATPQDVEKVFLLAYREGCKGVTIYRDMSRDEQVLACAQSDYC; encoded by the coding sequence ATGCAGTTAAAAGATCGCTCTTCCCTCTCTCAGAATGCGATCACCGTTCTGGAGAAGCGATATCTTAAAAGGGACCCGGAAGGCCGCCTGATCGAAACCCCGGAGGAGATGTTCCGCCGGGTGGCGAACAATATTGCGGAGGCCGACCGGCGGTATCGATCGGATTCCCAGGCCGCGGAGACCGCCGAGACCTTCTACGATCTTCTCTCGTCTCTCGCGTTTCTTCCGAACTCCCCCACCCTGATGAATGCCGGAAGAGAATTGCAGCAGCTTTCCGCCTGTTTCGTCATCCCGGTCGAAGACTCGCTCGAATCGATCTTTGAAGCGATCAAGGATACCGCCTTGATTCATCAGAGCGGGGGGGGGACCGGCTTTTCCTTCACGCGGCTTCGGCCGCAGAACGATCGGGTCCTCTCGACCTCGGGGATCGCCTCCGGACCGGTCTCCTTTATGAAGGTCTTCAACATGGCGACGGAAGTGATCAAGCAGGGGGGCGCCCGGCGGGGGGCCAATATGGGGATCCTCCGCGTCGACCATCCCGACATTCTCGATTTCATCACGATCAAGGAGGACCCCCGGGAGATGGTGAACTTCAATCTCTCGGTCGCCGTGACCGATCTGTTCATGGAAGCGCTCCAGAAAGACGAAGCCTACCCGCTCGTCAGCCCACGGACGGGGAATGAAGTGCGCCGGCTCCCGGCCCGAATGGTCTTCAATCAGATCGTTCAGGCCGCCTGGAAGAGCGGAGATCCCGGGATTATTTTTATCGACCGGATCAACCGAGACAATCCGACGCCGGCGCTCGGGAGCTTTGAGTCGACCAACCCCTGCGGAGAGCAACCGCTTCTCCCGAACGAGTCGTGTAATCTTGGCTCGGTGAACCTCGTCAAGATGCTCTCCCACAAAAGAGAGATCGACTACCCGAAGTTAAAGGAGACCGTCTGGAAAGGGGTTCACCTCCTCGACAATGTGATCGATCAAAACCAATACCCCCTCCCCCAGATCGCCGAAGCGACCTATCGGACCCGAAAAATCGGATTGGGGGTGATGGGGTTCGCCGATCTCCTGACCGAGTTGAACATCCCTTACGACAGCAACGAAGCGCTCGGGCTTGCAGAGGAGATCATGTCTTTCGTTCGGAGGGAAGCGCGGGAAGCCTCCGCGGCGATTGCGAAAGAACGGGGCGTCTTCCCGGCATACGATCAGAGCATTTACGCCGGCCAAGGACTCCGGTTACGCAACGCGACCACAACAACGATCGCTCCGACCGGGACCTTGAGTGTCATCGCAGACTGCTCCAGCGGAATCGAGCCGCTGTATGCCCTCTCCTACCATCGCCGGGTTCTGGGAGGCGTTCGCCTTCCTGAATTAAACGCCCGCTTCGTGGGAGCGGCCCGCCGGGGAGGCTTCTATTCCGAGGCGCTCATCGCCCGGGTCGCCGCGACCGGATCGGTACGGGGGATGGCCGAGGTCCCAGAAGAGATTCAACGCATTTTCGTGACCTCCCATGATCTCGCTCCTGAATTCCACATTCGAATGCAGGCGGCCTTTCAGAAACATACGGATAATGCGGTCTCCAAGACGGTCAATTTCCCCAGAGAGGCCACCCCTCAAGATGTCGAGAAGGTTTTTCTTCTCGCCTATCGCGAAGGGTGCAAAGGGGTCACGATCTACCGGGACATGAGCCGAGACGAGCAGGTTCTCGCCTGTGCACAAAGCGACTACTGCTGA
- a CDS encoding cytochrome c: MNRRIIFISLLAAFLWVGCSESKSSPSGPAPKAPAELAQGEALFNTHCARCHGEGAKGTNQGPTFLSKIYEPSHHGDAAFQMAPQRGVRAHHWNFGDMPKIEAVQPEEVNEIIRYVRWLQKEAGIF, from the coding sequence ATGAATCGGAGAATCATCTTTATATCGCTGCTGGCGGCTTTCCTCTGGGTCGGCTGCAGCGAGTCGAAATCGTCCCCATCGGGTCCGGCTCCGAAAGCGCCGGCCGAGCTCGCCCAGGGAGAGGCGCTCTTCAACACCCACTGCGCGCGATGCCATGGAGAAGGAGCCAAGGGGACGAACCAGGGGCCGACCTTTCTTTCAAAGATCTATGAGCCGAGCCATCATGGCGATGCGGCGTTTCAAATGGCCCCTCAACGGGGAGTCCGCGCTCATCATTGGAATTTCGGCGATATGCCGAAAATCGAAGCGGTTCAGCCGGAAGAGGTCAATGAGATCATCCGTTATGTCCGATGGCTTCAGAAGGAAGCGGGGATTTTCTGA